A single Tuberibacillus sp. Marseille-P3662 DNA region contains:
- a CDS encoding ArpU family phage packaging/lysis transcriptional regulator, protein MNQLSFKLPEIDRFATRKAVEEALEKYQMFLFTVPEEKIPSVTQQFSLVPPSNTNVNHSETEEAAIHNIDQERIRQQHIKKIQKAVNRLSYFERSIIIKRYMSDDAFDYEVYNEIGMSERKYYRVKSRAFYKLAFMLKIEVYKEKTVTSQ, encoded by the coding sequence GTGAATCAGTTATCATTCAAATTACCGGAAATAGATCGTTTCGCAACAAGGAAGGCTGTCGAAGAAGCGTTGGAGAAGTATCAAATGTTTTTGTTCACGGTACCAGAAGAAAAGATTCCAAGTGTCACACAACAGTTCTCATTAGTTCCTCCGAGCAATACCAATGTGAATCATTCTGAAACGGAAGAGGCGGCTATTCACAATATTGATCAAGAACGGATCCGTCAACAACATATCAAAAAGATACAGAAGGCAGTCAACCGACTCAGTTACTTTGAACGGTCGATTATTATTAAACGTTACATGAGCGATGATGCTTTTGATTATGAAGTTTACAATGAGATCGGCATGAGTGAACGGAAGTATTATAGGGTGAAGTCCCGTGCCTTTTATAAATTAGCTTTCATGCTTAAAATTGAGGTTTATAAAGAAAAGACGGTGACTTCTCAATGA